In Vitis vinifera cultivar Pinot Noir 40024 chromosome 11, ASM3070453v1, a genomic segment contains:
- the LOC100247581 gene encoding CRM-domain containing factor CFM3, chloroplastic/mitochondrial codes for MALSPSPSNLHLHLLLQPQAHYSNTFRTLKFNCSCSYHSIQVDTQQVKVPLKTTKAKRKPRPSFFEQIRDKWSLKINSPREKFPWQEQAEETQNSSGVVVPDSEVIDSSVGSPVSSASESRFVSVPCIHESKPRNPRLVSEPEISQNSCEQGVNVVGFGSHRASVDEWSKSFQKEVDSDGKFEGEGVEVDEIPIGVLGTEKTEIEMGDANVSLNEKPPGGDEDFGNFEGFSGNSSLIELPWKRREGLQPVERDGWGRRNTRMAERMVPEHELRRLKNIALRMLERIKVGAAGVTQSLVDAIHEKWRKDEVVKLKFEGPSSCNMKRTHEILETRTGGLVIWRTGSSVVLYRGMAYKLHCVQSYIKQERDNVNISEYSQDAANVIIQDIGVKDIVKTTESVISDSARYLKDLSEEELMDLSELNHLLDELGPRFKDWSGREPLPVDADLLPSVVHEYKPPFRLLPYGMRHCLRNREMTFIRRLARTMPPHFALGRSRELQGLAMAMVKLWERSAIAKIAIKRGVQNTCNDRMAEELKNLTGGTLVSRNKDYIVFYRGNDFLPPHVMEALKERRKLRDLQQDEEEQARHRASALIDSKARSAKGPLVAGTLAETLAATSRWGSEPSEEDVGKMIRDSALARHASLVRYVGKKLAHAKAKLKKTEKALRKVQEDLEPAELPMDLETLSDEERFLFRKIGLSMKPFLLLGTRGIFDGTVENMHLHWKYRELVKIIVKGKNFAQVKHIAISLEAESGGVLVSVDRTPKGYAIIVYRGKNYQRPHALRPKNLLTKRQALARSIELQRHEALKHHISDLEERIKLLKSLPEEMKTGNGIDDKAFYSRLDGTYSTDEDMEEDEGEEAYLEIYGSEDKGSNIQNKELLLEGGSI; via the exons ttcttcaacctCAGGCCCACTATTCAAACACTTTCAGAACCCTCAAATTCAACTGTTCTTGCTCTTACCACTCAATCCAAGTCGACACACAGCAAGTAAAAGTGCCCTTGAAGACTACAAAGGCGAAGAGGAAGCCCAGGCCGAGCTTCTTTGAGCAAATTCGCGATAAATGGTCTCTCAAAATCAACTCTCCCAGAGAGAAATTTCCGTGGCAAGAGCAAGCGGAGGAAACCCAGAACTCTTCTGGGGTTGTTGTGCCTGATTCAGAAGTTATAGACTCGTCCGTGGGTAGCCCGGTGAGTTCCGCTTCTGAGAGTCGTTTCGTTTCTGTTCCTTGTATCCATGAGAGCAAACCCAGAAATCCCCGGTTGGTTTCTGAGCCTGAAATTTCTCAGAACAGTTGTGAACAAGGTGTAAATGTGGTTGGGTTCGGCAGTCATCGCGCAAGTGTTGATGAATGGTCGAAGAGTTTCCAGAAGGAAGTTGATTCCGATGGAAAATTCGAGGGAGAAGGTGTTGAAGTTGATGAAATCCCAATTGGAGTGTTGGGAACTGAGAAGACTGAAATTGAGATGGGTGATGCCAATGTATCTTTGAATGAGAAGCCCCCAGGTGGTGATGAAGACTTTGGAAATTTTGAGGGTTTTAGTGGTAACAGTAGTTTAATTGAGTTGCCGTGGAAAAGACGAGAAGGATTGCAGCCTGTTGAAAGAGATGGGTGGGGAAGGAGAAATACAAGGATGGCGGAAAGAATGGTCCCTGAGCACGAACTGCGGAGGCTTAAGAACATTGCACTGAGGATGCTAGAGAGAATAAAAGTAGGAGCTGCAGGCGTTACCCAATCATTAGTGGATGCTATTCATGAGAAGTGGAGGAAGGATGAAGTggtgaaattgaaatttgaagggcCTTCTTCATGCAACATGAAAAGAACCCATGAAATTCTTGAG ACTAGAACCGGTGGATTGGTAATATGGAGAACTGGTAGTTCTGTTGTTTTGTACAGGGGAATGGCGTACAAACTTCATTGTGTACAATCATACATCAAGCAAGAACGGGATAATGTGAATATTTCGGAATATTCACAAGATGCAGCAAATGTCATTATTCAGGATATAGGAGTGAAAGACATAGTTAAAACTACAGAATCAGTTATCTCTGATTCTGCAAGATATTTGAAGGATCTATCTGAAGAAGAACTTATGGATTTAAGTGAACTCAACCATTTGTTAGATGAGTTGGGACCACGCTTTAAAGATTGGTCTGGCCGTGAACCGCTACCGGTTGATGCAGACTTGCTTCCTAGTGTGGTTCATGAATACAAACCTCCATTCAGGCTTCTTCCTTATGGGATGAGGCATTGTTTAAGAAACAGGGAGATGACATTCATCCGAAGGCTTGCAAGAACAATGCCTCCACATTTTGCCCTGG GAAGGAGCAGGGAACTGCAAGGTCTGGCTATGGCTATGGTGAAATTATGGGAGAGAAGTGCCATTGCAAAGATAGCGATCAAACGTGGTGTACAAAATACTTGTAATGATAGGATGGCAGAAGAACTGAAA AACTTGACAGGCGGAACACTAGTCTCTAGAAACAAGGACTATATTGTCTTTTATAGGGGTAATGATTTCTTGCCACCACATGTTATGGAGGCATTGAAAGAAAGGCGGAAACTAAGAGATCTCCAACAGGATGAGGAAGAGCAAGCACGACATAGGGCCTCAGCCTTGATTGATTCAAAGGCCAGATCTGCTAAAGGCCCTTTGGTTGCTGGAACCCTTGCTGAAACATTGGCAGCAACTTCTCGCTGGGGAAGTGAACCGAGTGAAGAAGATGTGGGGAAAATGATTAGAGACTCAGCTTTGGCTAGGCATGCTTCACTAGTCAGATATGTTGGCAAGAAACTTGCTCAT GCGAAAGCGAAATTAAAAAAGACTGAGAAGGCTTTAAGAAAAGTGCAAGAGGATCTGGAACCAGCAGAGCTCCCAATGGATTTGGAAACCCTAAGTGATGAGGAAAGATTTTTATTTCGTAAGATTGGTTTGAGCATGAAACCCTTCCTGCTTCTAG GGACGCGAGGGATTTTTGATGGTACTGTAGAAAACATGCACTTACACTGGAAGTATCGGGAGCTGGTAAAGATAATTGTGAAGGGAAAAAACTTTGCACAAGTCAAGCATATTGCTATTTCTCTAGAGGCTGAGAGTGGTGGTGTGCTAGTATCTGTGGACAGAACTCCCAAAGGCTATGCAATTATTGTCTATCGTGGGAAGAATTACCAACGCCCTCATGCACTGAGGCCCAAGAATCTATTAACAAAAAGGCAGGCATTAGCTCGATCAATTGAACTTCAGAGACATGAG GCACTAAAGCATCATATCTCAGATTTAGAGGAAAGGATCAAATTGCTGAAGTCTCTACCT GAAGAAATGAAGACTGGCAATGGGATTGATGACAAAGCCTTCTATTCAAGATTGGATGGTACTTATTCTACCGATGAAGACATGGAAGAG